TCGTGGTAAAGGAGGTAAAGGTCTAGGAAAAGGAGGCGCCAAGCGTCATCGTAAAGTTCTTCGTGATAACATCCAGGGTATCACCAAACCAGCTATCCGTCGTCTTGCCCGTCGTGGTGGTGTCAAGCGTATTTCTGGTCTCATTTACGAAGAAACTCGTGGTGTACTGAAGGTGTTCTTGGAGAATGTCATCCGTGATGCCGTCACCTACACCGAGCATGCCAAGAGAAAGACCGTCACCGCCATGGATGTCGTATATGCTCTGAAACGCCAAGGCCG
This portion of the Glandiceps talaboti chromosome 7, keGlaTala1.1, whole genome shotgun sequence genome encodes:
- the LOC144437272 gene encoding histone H4 → MSGRGKGGKGLGKGGAKRHRKVLRDNIQGITKPAIRRLARRGGVKRISGLIYEETRGVLKVFLENVIRDAVTYTEHAKRKTVTAMDVVYALKRQGRTLYGFGG